In a single window of the Drosophila albomicans strain 15112-1751.03 chromosome 3, ASM965048v2, whole genome shotgun sequence genome:
- the LOC117568671 gene encoding AFG3-like protein 2, whose amino-acid sequence MAIRLISSGKAMKSLLRRSYMKGPLTETVQRAPAAAELTPMLRYFVEQFQLFCKKPPKGFEKYFEAGGKSTAPKGEKPTAGSKSSSSSSSSSSSSKPKAPAAKPSAASESKSDWNFGMFSNSSRGPAARGPGNPGGRPLGEGGGSDRERWILLGAIGAVVLVGSFAFFEMGYKEISWKEFVNSYLNKGLVEKLEVVNKKWVRVRLQASHGGSGVLWFNIGSVDSFERNLETAQTEQGVESINFVPVIYRNEVEASSLTGLLPTLLIIGFLVYMMRKSADMMGGGRGRKGGGLFGGVMQSTAKLINPTEIGVGFKDVAGCEEAKIEIMEFVNFLKNPQQYIDLGAKIPKGAMLTGPPGTGKTLLAKATAGEANVPFITVSGSEFLEMFVGVGPSRVRDMFAMARKHAPCILFIDEIDAVGRKRGGKTFGGHSEQENTLNQLLVEMDGFNTTTNVVVLAATNRVDILDKALMRPGRFDRQIYVPAPDIKGRASIFKVHLGALKTDLDKISLSRKMAALTPGFTGADIANVCNEAALIAARDSKDTIVLKHFEQAIERVIAGMEKKTNVLAPEEKRTVAHHEAGHAVAGWFLEHADPLLKVSIIPRGKGLGYAQYLPKDHYLLSKEQLFDRMCMTLGGRVAEELFFNRITTGAQDDLKKITDIAYSQVVRFGMNEKVGQVSFDVGGAGEPMFSKPYSEDTAMLIDGEVRDIIKCAHTTTTDLLIKHKEDVRRVAERLLQNEVLSRDDMIELLGPRPFKEKSTYEEFVEGTGSFEEDTTLPEGLKSWNKEKDEPTSTDTTDSTPPSPPTKPVTA is encoded by the exons atGGCAATCCGGCTAATAAGCTCGGGAAAGGCAATGAAAAGCCTGTTGAGACGCAGCTATATGAAAGGACCGCTGACGGAAACG GTGCAGCGtgctccagctgcagcagagTTGACGCCAATGTTGCGCTACTTTGTggaacagtttcagttgttTTGCAAAAAGCCACCCAAGGGCTTTGAAAAGTACTTTGAGGCAGGCGGCAAATCAACGGCGCCCAAGGGCGAAAAACCCACAGCGGGCAGCAAGTCAtcctcctcttcctcatcATCTTCGTCTAGCAGTAAACCCAAAGCACCCGCCGCCAAGCCAAGCGCCGCCTCCGAATCCAAGTCGGATTGGAACTTTGGCATGTTCAGCAACAGTTCACGTGGCCCCGCGGCACGTGGTCCCGGCAATCCGGGTGGACGTCCCTTGGGCGAAGGCGGCGGCAGCGATCGCGAGCGTTGGATTCTGTTGGGCGCCATTGGAGCTGTGGTGCTTGTGGGATCATTTGCCTTCTTCGAGATGGGCTACAAGGAAATCTCCTGGAAGGAATTTGTCAAcag CTACTTGAACAAAGGTCTTGTGGAGAAGTTGGAGGTGGTCAACAAAAAGTGGGTGCGTGTGCGTCTCCAGGCAAGTCATGGCGGCAGCGGTGTCCTGTGGTTCAACATTGGCAGCGTCGATTCGTTTGAGCGTAATTTGGAGACAGCACAAACTGAGCAAGGCGTGGAGTCCATTAACTTTGTGCCCGTCATCTATCGCAACGAGGTGGAGGCATCAAGTTTGACGGGTCTGCTGCCCACGTTGCTCATCATTGGTTTCTTGGTCTATATGATGCGCAAATCAGCAGACATGATGGGCGGTGGCAGAGGACGCAAGGGTGGCGGTCTCTTTGGCGGCGTCATGCAGTCAACAGCGAAGCTCATCAATCCCACAGAGATTGGCGTTGGTTTCAA GGACGTTGCTGGTTGCGAGGAGGCCAAGATTGAGATCATGGAGTTTGTCAACTTTCTGAAGAACCCCCAACAGTATATCGATCTGGGTGCCAAGATACCCAAGGGAGCCATGTTAACCGGTCCACCCGGTACCGGTAAAACGCTGCTGGCCAAGGCGACAGCTGGCGAAGCGAATGTGCCTTTCATAACCGTCTCCGGCTCGGAGTTCCTCGAGATGTTTGTCGGCGTGGGACCGTCGCGAGTGCGCGACATGTTCGCCATGGCACGCAAACATGCGCCATGCATTTTGTTCATTGACGAAATCGATGCGGTGGGCAGAAAACGTGGTGGCAAAACGTTTGGCGGTCACTCGGAGCAGGAGAACACATTGAATCAGCTGCTCGTCGAAATGGATGGCTTCAATACCACAACGAATGTGGTGGTGCTGGCTGCCACCAATCGTGTGGACATCCTCGATAAGGCGCTCATGCGTCCCGGTCGCTTCGATCGACAGATCTACGTGCCTGCTCCGGACATCAAGGGACGTGCGAGCATCTTCAAAGTGCATTTGGGTGCACTGAAAACGGACCTCGACAAGATTAGTTTAAGCAGAAAGATGGCCGCATTGACGCCAGGTTTTACGGGCGCCGACATTGCCAACGTGTGCAATGAGGCTGCCTTGATTGCGGCACGTGACTCCAAGGATACCATTGTCCTCAAGCACTTTGAGCAGGCCATCGAGCGTGTGATTGCTGGCATGGAGAAGAAGACGAATGTCCTGGCGCCAGAGGAGAAGCGTACGGTGGCGCATCATGAGGCTGGACATGCGGTGGCCGGCTGGTTCTTGGAGCATGCGGATCCCCTGCTCAAGGTATCGATTATACCGCGCGGAAAAGGTTTGGGCTATGCACAATATTTGCCAAAGGATCATTATCTGCTCTCGAAGGAGCAGCTATTCGATCGCATGTGCATGACGCTGGGCGGTCGTGTGGCCGAGGAATTGTTCTTCAATCGCATCACCACGGGAGCACAGGATGATCTCAAGAAGATCACAGACATTGCCTACTCCCAGGTGGTGCGTTTCGGCATGAACGAAAAGGTCGGACAAGTTAGCTTCGATGTTGGTGGCGCTGGGGAACCGATGTTCAGCAAACCCTATTCGGAGGACACGGCAATGTTGATTGATGGCGAGGTACGCGACATTATCAAGTGTGCGCACACTACGACAACGGATCTGCTGATCAAGCACAAGGAGGATGTGCGTCGTGTGGCCGAACGTTTGCTCCAAAACGAGGTGCTGAGTCGTGACGACATGATTGAGTTGCTCGGCCCGCGTCCGTTCAAGGAGAAATCAACGTACGAGGAGTTTGTGGAGGGCACCGGCTCCTTTGAGGAGGACACTACGCTGCCCGAGGGTCTGAAGAGCTGGAACAAGGAGAAGGATGAGCCAACGTCGACGGACACAACAGACTCGACGCCGCCGTCGCCACCCACAAAACCCGTGACGGCGTAG